One Granulicella sp. 5B5 DNA window includes the following coding sequences:
- the rplR gene encoding 50S ribosomal protein L18, which translates to MINGRQRNLIRQRVHTRIREKMSGTAERPRLNVYRSLNHIYTQLIDDANGVTIASASTMSPKGTERKAGGNVEAAKAVGKLIAERAKEKGVTKVVFDRGGYLYHGRIKALADAAREAGLEF; encoded by the coding sequence ATGATCAACGGCCGTCAACGCAATTTGATTCGTCAGCGCGTGCACACGCGTATCCGCGAGAAGATGTCCGGCACTGCCGAGCGTCCGCGCCTGAACGTGTACCGTTCGCTCAACCACATCTACACGCAGCTGATCGACGACGCGAACGGCGTCACGATCGCTTCCGCCAGCACGATGAGCCCGAAGGGCACCGAGCGCAAGGCCGGCGGGAACGTCGAGGCTGCGAAGGCTGTCGGCAAGCTGATCGCCGAACGCGCCAAGGAGAAGGGTGTTACCAAGGTTGTGTTCGACCGCGGCGGCTACCTGTATCACGGCCGCATCAAGGCCCTGGCCGATGCCGCGCGTGAAGCGGGACTCGAGTTCTAA
- the rpsE gene encoding 30S ribosomal protein S5: MAMKKRIDGNRMNLKDEVVSINRVTKVVKGGKNMSFAALVIVGDPAEGVVGYGSGKAKEVPQAIRKGIEAAKKNLLKVNLTGYTIPHVALGHYGSGEVLLKPAPEGTGVIAGKTVRAVMTACGVQNVLTKSLGSANPHNVIKATFDALSQLRDRAEVAALRGKSVDEL, from the coding sequence ATGGCAATGAAGAAGCGCATCGACGGAAACCGGATGAACTTGAAGGACGAGGTCGTGTCCATCAACCGTGTCACCAAGGTGGTCAAGGGCGGCAAGAACATGTCGTTCGCGGCGCTGGTGATCGTGGGCGACCCCGCTGAAGGCGTGGTTGGCTACGGCTCGGGTAAGGCGAAGGAAGTTCCGCAGGCGATCCGTAAGGGCATCGAGGCGGCAAAGAAGAACCTGCTGAAGGTGAACCTGACCGGCTATACGATTCCGCACGTTGCATTGGGCCACTACGGCTCGGGTGAAGTGCTGCTGAAGCCGGCGCCTGAAGGTACCGGTGTGATCGCGGGTAAGACGGTGCGTGCGGTGATGACCGCATGCGGCGTGCAGAACGTGCTGACCAAGAGCCTCGGCTCGGCCAACCCGCACAACGTGATCAAGGCCACGTTCGACGCGCTCTCGCAGCTGCGTGACCGCGCTGAAGTCGCCGCCCTCCGCGGCAAGTCTGTCGACGAGCTGTAA
- the rpmD gene encoding 50S ribosomal protein L30: MASEKTIKLQYFRSMICTPVKHKLVIKGLGFTRLNQIVEREDTPSIRGMVKKVPHLVRVVE, from the coding sequence ATGGCAAGCGAAAAGACAATTAAGCTGCAGTACTTCCGCTCCATGATCTGCACGCCGGTCAAGCACAAGCTGGTTATCAAGGGCCTGGGCTTTACACGGTTGAACCAGATCGTCGAGCGCGAGGACACTCCGTCGATTCGCGGTATGGTGAAGAAAGTTCCTCACCTGGTCCGCGTCGTCGAGTAA
- the rplO gene encoding 50S ribosomal protein L15 gives MALNLSNLKAPKKANENKKRVGRGMGSGMGKTSTRGHKGQGSRSGSSLMRGFEGGQMPLHRRLPKRGFTNIFRVEYAVLGLDTIAELNETELTLDKLTQHGILKKRNGLVKVLANGEIKTAVTVHAHKFSKAAQKAIEDAGGKAVLIGVEAAPAA, from the coding sequence ATGGCACTGAATCTTAGCAATCTGAAGGCGCCGAAGAAGGCGAATGAGAACAAGAAGCGCGTAGGCCGTGGTATGGGCTCGGGTATGGGTAAGACCTCGACCCGCGGCCACAAGGGCCAGGGTTCGCGTTCGGGCAGCAGCCTGATGCGCGGCTTTGAAGGCGGCCAGATGCCGCTGCACCGCCGCCTGCCGAAGCGTGGCTTCACGAACATCTTCCGCGTGGAGTATGCGGTCCTTGGGCTCGACACGATCGCCGAGCTGAACGAGACCGAACTCACGCTGGACAAGCTGACGCAGCACGGCATCCTGAAGAAGCGCAACGGCCTGGTGAAGGTGCTGGCGAACGGCGAGATCAAGACGGCTGTTACGGTGCACGCGCACAAGTTCTCCAAGGCGGCGCAGAAGGCGATTGAGGACGCGGGCGGTAAGGCCGTGCTCATCGGCGTCGAGGCTGCTCCCGCAGCGTAA
- the secY gene encoding preprotein translocase subunit SecY translates to MLEKFANIFRIKDLRNRIGFTLALLAVYRLGAHIPTPGVEADKLAQFFNQNAGSALGLMDLFNGGNLRKFTVFALGIMPYITASIIFQLLTVIYEPLAKLQKEGELGRRKITQWTRYVTVLLAVVQSFFIGLTLSSQGMTTMSKWQFVPLCVITLTCGTSFIMWLGEQITDRGVGNGMSLLIFAGIVVGIPGGIRELYQKAQTGAWGGLTPIVIVVLIALMIGVVAFIVYVERSERRIPIQSAKRMVGRRTMEGSNSFLPLKVNSGGVMPVIFAASILSAPLLIQNFTLFGSQLRDNKYLAPVFAALAPAEPGYELLYIVAIVFFAYFYISIIFRPDDIADNMRKYGSFIPGIRPGKRTSDFINDVLTRITLVGALYLVIISIIPQMFITGIHLNHLPLIGSAFDRMPTWVTNGFGFTFYFGGTSLLIVVGVAMDTVQQVEAQLIMRHYDGFSPKSGRIKGRRSW, encoded by the coding sequence ATGCTCGAGAAATTCGCCAACATCTTCCGCATTAAAGACCTACGCAACCGGATCGGCTTTACGCTGGCCCTGCTCGCGGTCTATCGCCTGGGCGCACATATTCCTACGCCCGGTGTTGAAGCCGACAAGCTGGCGCAGTTCTTCAACCAGAACGCCGGTTCGGCGCTGGGCCTGATGGACCTGTTCAACGGCGGCAACCTGCGCAAGTTCACCGTCTTTGCCCTGGGCATCATGCCGTACATTACGGCGTCGATCATCTTCCAGCTTCTCACCGTTATTTATGAGCCGCTGGCCAAGCTGCAGAAGGAAGGCGAACTGGGCCGCCGCAAGATCACGCAATGGACCCGTTACGTCACAGTGCTGCTTGCTGTGGTGCAGAGCTTCTTCATCGGCCTGACGCTCAGCAGCCAGGGCATGACCACGATGAGCAAGTGGCAGTTCGTTCCGCTGTGCGTCATCACGCTGACCTGCGGCACATCGTTCATCATGTGGCTCGGCGAACAGATCACCGACCGCGGCGTGGGCAACGGCATGAGCTTGCTCATCTTTGCCGGTATCGTTGTCGGTATCCCCGGCGGCATTCGCGAGCTCTACCAGAAGGCGCAGACGGGCGCATGGGGCGGGCTTACGCCGATCGTGATCGTGGTGCTGATTGCGCTGATGATTGGTGTGGTGGCGTTCATCGTGTACGTGGAGCGCTCTGAACGGCGTATCCCGATCCAGTCGGCGAAGCGCATGGTCGGCCGCCGCACGATGGAGGGTTCGAACTCGTTCCTTCCGCTGAAGGTGAACTCCGGCGGTGTGATGCCTGTGATCTTCGCGGCGTCCATTCTGTCGGCGCCGCTGCTCATCCAGAACTTCACACTGTTTGGTTCGCAGCTACGCGATAACAAGTATCTCGCGCCGGTGTTCGCTGCGCTTGCGCCGGCTGAGCCGGGCTATGAGCTGCTGTACATCGTGGCGATCGTCTTCTTTGCCTACTTCTACATCTCGATCATCTTCCGTCCGGACGATATCGCGGACAACATGCGGAAGTACGGCAGCTTCATTCCTGGCATCCGTCCGGGCAAGCGCACCTCTGACTTCATCAACGACGTGCTCACGCGCATCACGCTGGTCGGTGCGCTCTACCTGGTCATCATCTCGATCATCCCGCAGATGTTCATCACGGGTATCCACCTGAACCACCTGCCGCTGATTGGTTCGGCCTTCGACCGCATGCCTACCTGGGTGACAAACGGCTTCGGTTTCACTTTCTACTTCGGCGGCACTTCACTGCTGATCGTGGTCGGTGTGGCGATGGACACGGTGCAGCAGGTCGAGGCGCAGCTCATCATGCGACACTACGACGGTTTCTCGCCGAAGTCCGGTCGCATCAAGGGCCGCCGCAGCTGGTAA
- a CDS encoding adenylate kinase has protein sequence MSKQLPNASDFLPGPVLLLGAPGVGKGTQAKRLMEEFGIPQISTGDILRAIKNDPAKANTLVGSKAKALMDVGSLVPDDLVNSLVADRLAEPDTQHGYILDGFPRTLIQAEWLDRQLVAYLLPVVAVNIVVPEQVLLERITGRRISPAGRIYNIYTNPPKTEGVCDVDGSKLEQRTDDTEEVFHKRMREFRENTAAVIEYYREHGNRFAEVNGDHHIDEVTRDIRSTLLKLRHHPEA, from the coding sequence ATGTCCAAGCAACTACCCAATGCGAGTGATTTTCTTCCCGGCCCGGTGCTTCTTCTCGGCGCCCCAGGTGTGGGCAAGGGCACGCAGGCCAAGCGCCTCATGGAGGAGTTCGGCATCCCGCAGATCTCCACCGGGGACATTCTGCGGGCCATCAAGAACGATCCTGCCAAGGCGAACACACTTGTCGGCTCCAAAGCGAAGGCGCTGATGGATGTTGGCTCCCTTGTGCCTGACGATCTCGTCAACTCCCTAGTTGCCGACCGGCTGGCTGAGCCTGATACGCAGCACGGCTACATCCTCGATGGTTTTCCGCGCACTCTCATTCAGGCTGAATGGCTCGACCGCCAGCTCGTCGCATACCTTCTGCCGGTCGTTGCGGTGAATATCGTCGTCCCAGAGCAGGTGTTGCTGGAGCGCATTACCGGCCGCCGCATCTCCCCTGCCGGACGGATCTACAACATCTACACGAATCCGCCCAAGACTGAAGGCGTCTGCGACGTAGATGGCAGCAAGCTCGAGCAAAGGACCGATGACACGGAAGAGGTCTTCCATAAGCGCATGCGCGAGTTCCGTGAGAACACCGCAGCTGTGATCGAGTACTACCGTGAGCACGGCAATCGCTTCGCTGAAGTCAACGGCGATCATCACATCGACGAGGTGACCCGCGATATCCGTTCCACGCTGCTTAAACTCCGCCATCATCCCGAGGCGTAA
- the map gene encoding type I methionyl aminopeptidase: protein MAIHIKSAAEIQKMRISGIALRQVHDAVKAVVRPGATTMDLERAAEAKVKELGATSAFKGYHGFPAVLCTSLNHEVIHGIPNEKCVLKEGDVVSVDCGVIIDGYYSDAAVTHAVGEVSDAAKKLLRVTEASLYAAIDKAVEGGRLFDISYAVQQMCEAEGFGVVREFVGHGIGKNMHEDPQVPNYGTPGKGPRLKVGMVLAIEPMINAGTAEVKVLEDGWTAITTDGSISAHFEHTVAITKDGPAILTL, encoded by the coding sequence ATGGCTATTCACATCAAATCCGCTGCCGAGATCCAGAAGATGCGCATCTCCGGAATCGCCCTGCGTCAGGTTCATGACGCCGTGAAGGCTGTTGTGCGCCCTGGGGCTACCACCATGGACCTCGAACGCGCCGCTGAAGCGAAGGTGAAGGAACTGGGCGCAACGTCGGCCTTCAAGGGCTATCACGGATTTCCCGCGGTGTTGTGCACGTCGCTGAATCACGAAGTCATCCACGGCATCCCGAATGAAAAGTGCGTGCTGAAAGAAGGCGATGTCGTCTCGGTGGACTGCGGCGTGATTATCGACGGCTACTACTCTGACGCAGCGGTGACGCATGCCGTAGGTGAAGTCAGCGACGCGGCGAAGAAGCTGCTGCGCGTGACGGAGGCCTCGCTATACGCGGCTATTGATAAGGCTGTAGAGGGCGGACGACTGTTCGATATCTCGTATGCTGTGCAGCAGATGTGCGAGGCGGAAGGCTTTGGCGTGGTGCGCGAGTTCGTCGGTCACGGCATTGGCAAGAACATGCATGAGGACCCGCAGGTTCCAAACTACGGCACACCGGGCAAAGGCCCACGCCTGAAGGTTGGCATGGTGCTCGCGATTGAGCCGATGATCAATGCAGGTACTGCTGAAGTGAAGGTGCTGGAGGATGGCTGGACGGCGATCACCACTGACGGCAGCATCAGCGCTCACTTTGAGCACACCGTGGCTATCACCAAAGATGGTCCGGCCATTTTGACGCTGTAA
- a CDS encoding GMC family oxidoreductase, producing the protein MATHYEAIIIGTGAGGGTLAHRLAKAGKQILILERGPFLPQEKLNWSTSAVFLDNRYHTKETWQDKDGKPLHPQQAYFVGGQTKVYGAAMFRMRAEDFGVIRHKGGISPAWPISYADLEPYYNQAEELFHVHGDLGSAPAVPGGYGSSFDPTEPFHSKPYPYPAFTNEPRMQLIEDAVRKLGVNTFPIPLGLKRNEADPVASKCVRCDTCDGYPCLVHAKSDADINCIREIMSLPNVTLMTGTRVLRLLTNTTGTAVTEVEVLHADSNATATYSADIFALCAGAINSAVVLLQSANDKHPRGLANNLSDQVGRNFMYHQADALLAITTDTNTDSYTKTWGTNDFYLQDPDPSYPYPLGQVQPVGSFHHEMMKSDAPPLTPGFVLETMKHRAVPWWLTTEDLPAPDNRVTLVNATPNEAIASEISQQPGVAGVHGSSDTGLYNESASVAVAPQGCIRLSYTPNNVESFNRLKDRWVTTLKQAGHADMHLPLSAYFKKRIPLEGVGHQNGTCRMGNDPATSVLDSHCKAHDLDNLYVVDASCFPSASAVNPSLTIIANALRVGDHLLTERLK; encoded by the coding sequence ATGGCGACACATTACGAAGCGATCATCATCGGCACCGGCGCTGGCGGCGGCACGCTCGCTCATCGCCTCGCAAAAGCTGGCAAGCAGATCCTCATCCTCGAGCGCGGCCCCTTCCTGCCGCAGGAGAAGCTGAATTGGTCCACCTCCGCCGTCTTTCTCGACAACCGCTACCACACCAAGGAGACCTGGCAGGACAAGGACGGCAAGCCACTGCACCCGCAGCAAGCCTACTTCGTCGGCGGCCAGACGAAGGTCTACGGCGCGGCCATGTTCCGCATGCGCGCCGAAGACTTCGGCGTCATCCGCCACAAGGGCGGCATCTCGCCCGCGTGGCCCATCAGCTACGCTGACCTCGAGCCCTACTACAACCAGGCAGAAGAGCTCTTCCATGTACACGGTGATCTCGGCTCCGCGCCGGCCGTGCCCGGAGGCTACGGCTCCTCGTTCGATCCCACCGAACCCTTCCACTCCAAACCCTATCCCTACCCGGCCTTCACCAACGAGCCGCGCATGCAGTTGATCGAAGACGCTGTGCGCAAACTCGGCGTGAATACCTTCCCGATCCCGCTTGGCCTTAAGCGCAATGAAGCTGATCCTGTCGCGAGCAAGTGCGTGCGCTGTGACACCTGCGACGGCTATCCCTGTCTCGTTCACGCAAAGTCCGACGCGGACATCAACTGCATCCGCGAGATCATGTCGCTGCCCAACGTGACCCTTATGACCGGCACGCGCGTGCTGCGTCTGCTGACCAACACAACCGGGACAGCGGTCACCGAAGTTGAGGTCCTGCACGCAGACTCCAACGCAACGGCAACCTACTCGGCAGACATCTTTGCGCTCTGCGCAGGCGCCATCAACTCAGCAGTCGTGCTGCTGCAATCCGCAAACGACAAGCACCCGCGCGGCCTCGCGAACAACTTGTCGGACCAGGTGGGCCGCAACTTCATGTACCACCAGGCCGACGCGCTGCTGGCCATCACCACCGACACCAACACCGACAGCTACACCAAGACCTGGGGCACCAACGACTTCTATCTGCAGGACCCCGACCCTTCGTATCCATATCCGCTGGGCCAGGTGCAGCCGGTAGGCTCCTTCCATCACGAGATGATGAAAAGCGATGCACCCCCGCTGACTCCGGGTTTTGTGCTGGAGACGATGAAGCATCGCGCCGTGCCATGGTGGCTCACAACAGAAGACCTCCCCGCCCCAGACAATCGCGTTACGCTCGTGAACGCAACACCCAACGAGGCCATCGCATCGGAGATCTCGCAGCAGCCCGGCGTCGCAGGTGTGCACGGCTCCAGCGACACAGGCCTCTACAACGAGAGCGCCAGCGTTGCCGTCGCTCCACAGGGGTGCATCCGGCTCAGCTACACGCCCAACAACGTCGAGAGCTTCAACCGCCTGAAAGACCGCTGGGTCACAACACTCAAGCAGGCAGGCCACGCCGACATGCACCTGCCTTTGAGCGCCTACTTCAAAAAGCGCATCCCGCTCGAAGGGGTAGGCCACCAGAACGGCACCTGTCGCATGGGCAACGATCCCGCAACCAGCGTGCTCGACTCGCACTGCAAAGCGCACGATCTCGACAACCTCTACGTCGTCGACGCCTCGTGCTTCCCCTCTGCGTCAGCAGTGAATCCGTCGTTAACGATCATCGCCAACGCATTGCGCGTCGGCGATCATCTTCTTACGGAGCGTCTCAAGTAA
- a CDS encoding aquaporin: MAQRQRGKSNATTASAALRQHWHLYLFEGAELAIFMLSACFGDVLLYSPASPISAAMPSLALRGLAMGAAMGVTAVLIIHSPMGRRSGAHFNPSITLTYLWLGKIAPWDTTFYVAGQFAGGIAGVGVAALFLGKWLAPPPVLYAITVPGKYGTDAAFAAEFFMAALLMGMVLWTSNRAAFAKLTSYLVGVLITFYVLLFGPVSGFSINPARTVGSACFAHIWTAIWLYFTAPLLGMFLAAQVYVLLYGKAGVLCAKLHHGPSDLPSP, encoded by the coding sequence ATGGCCCAACGCCAGCGGGGCAAGAGCAACGCAACCACGGCCAGTGCTGCCCTCCGGCAGCACTGGCATCTCTACCTGTTTGAAGGCGCGGAGCTGGCGATCTTCATGCTCTCCGCCTGCTTTGGCGACGTCCTGCTGTACTCGCCCGCATCTCCGATATCCGCCGCAATGCCGAGCCTCGCACTGCGCGGCCTCGCGATGGGCGCGGCGATGGGCGTGACCGCCGTGCTCATCATTCATTCACCGATGGGCAGACGTTCAGGCGCACACTTCAATCCCTCCATCACGCTTACCTATCTGTGGCTGGGCAAGATCGCGCCATGGGACACCACGTTCTACGTCGCCGGACAGTTTGCAGGCGGCATCGCAGGCGTGGGCGTCGCAGCGTTGTTTCTGGGCAAGTGGCTCGCCCCGCCGCCGGTGCTCTATGCCATCACCGTCCCCGGCAAATACGGCACGGACGCAGCCTTCGCCGCCGAGTTCTTCATGGCTGCGCTCCTGATGGGCATGGTTCTTTGGACCTCCAACCGCGCCGCCTTCGCAAAGCTGACCAGCTACCTCGTCGGCGTGCTCATCACCTTCTACGTTCTGCTCTTCGGCCCAGTCTCCGGCTTCAGCATCAACCCTGCGCGCACCGTGGGCTCAGCCTGCTTCGCCCATATCTGGACAGCGATCTGGCTCTACTTCACCGCACCCTTGCTGGGGATGTTTCTCGCGGCGCAGGTGTACGTCCTCCTCTACGGGAAAGCGGGCGTCTTATGCGCCAAACTGCACCACGGACCCAGCGACCTCCCCTCGCCGTAA
- a CDS encoding aldo/keto reductase, with the protein MTNTSPLGNTKQLGNSDMQLTSIGFGAWAIGGGDWQYGWGAQEDSDSIAAIHAALDAGINWIDTAAVYGLGHSEEVVARALKSTSHKPYVFTKSSMTWGEDRKIVQTMKKIREEVEQSLRRLQVDAIDLYQIHWPVPDDEVEEGWSTMAALQREGKVRWIGVSNFSVAQMERAIKIAPITSLQPPYSAINRAVEDSILPFCKQHGIGVINYAPMHSGLLTGAMNKERVAALPENDFRSRAKNFQEPQLSRNLALAELMKQIGARHGVMAGVVAIAWTLHNPAITAAIVGGRSAQQVEGVLPAATFRLSDAEYAEIGKFLTEQGL; encoded by the coding sequence ATGACGAATACCTCTCCTCTCGGCAACACAAAACAGCTTGGTAACTCGGATATGCAGCTCACATCGATCGGTTTTGGCGCATGGGCCATCGGCGGCGGCGACTGGCAGTATGGCTGGGGCGCGCAGGAAGACAGCGACTCCATCGCCGCCATTCACGCCGCTCTCGACGCCGGCATCAACTGGATCGACACCGCCGCGGTCTACGGCCTCGGACACTCCGAAGAGGTCGTGGCGCGGGCACTCAAGTCCACCAGCCACAAGCCTTATGTCTTCACCAAGTCCTCCATGACCTGGGGTGAAGACCGCAAGATTGTCCAGACGATGAAGAAGATCCGCGAGGAGGTCGAGCAGAGCCTGCGCCGCCTGCAGGTCGACGCGATCGACCTCTACCAGATCCACTGGCCCGTGCCGGACGATGAGGTTGAAGAAGGCTGGAGCACCATGGCCGCTCTGCAGCGCGAAGGCAAGGTGCGCTGGATCGGCGTCTCCAACTTCAGCGTCGCGCAGATGGAGCGCGCCATAAAGATTGCGCCGATCACCTCACTGCAGCCGCCGTACTCGGCGATCAACCGCGCGGTCGAAGACTCCATTCTGCCCTTCTGCAAGCAGCATGGCATCGGCGTCATCAACTACGCGCCCATGCACTCCGGCCTGCTGACCGGGGCCATGAACAAAGAGCGCGTCGCCGCGCTGCCGGAGAACGACTTCCGTAGCCGCGCAAAGAACTTCCAGGAGCCGCAGCTCTCCCGGAACCTTGCCCTGGCGGAGCTGATGAAGCAGATCGGCGCCCGCCACGGCGTCATGGCCGGTGTCGTCGCCATCGCCTGGACGCTGCACAATCCTGCCATCACCGCAGCCATCGTAGGCGGCCGCAGCGCCCAGCAGGTCGAAGGCGTGCTGCCCGCGGCAACCTTCCGCCTGAGCGACGCAGAGTACGCGGAGATCGGCAAGTTCCTCACCGAACAAGGCCTCTAA
- a CDS encoding NAD(P)/FAD-dependent oxidoreductase — MSSAIQQRLAEERPRPRVIIIGAGFAGLAAARRLGKLAVDVTLLDRKNHHTFQPLLYQVALAVLSPGDIAQPIRSIVRDFQNTEVVMDEVLGIDTVKRRVHIKSGVEMIYDYLILATGSTHSYFGKPEWAALAPGLKTVEDATEIRRRVLLAFELAERQMLETGTHPPLQFVVIGGGPTGVELAGAISDIARLYMTKDFRHIDTKTAQVLILEGSPHVLAAYPEDLQQSAVKQLNALGVMVRTGAHVTDIQPGYVMVGDERVESCCTLWAAGVQASPLGKLLAQTPGVELDRRGCVMVNQYLNPKNLPEVFVCGDLAHAEQDGKQVPGVAQPAMQMGDYAARRIGLLIANSDKAAKMKPFRYFDKGDMATIGRKAAVARVSWPFKANLSGFIAWMMWMFVHIYFLVGFRNRLSVFRSWAFTYIQLQDGVRLIIGSQTLPGWDELAPTPAAPGDQKI; from the coding sequence ATGAGCTCGGCAATCCAGCAACGACTGGCAGAGGAGCGGCCGCGGCCGCGAGTCATCATCATTGGAGCAGGTTTTGCTGGGCTGGCTGCGGCGCGGCGGTTGGGCAAACTCGCTGTAGATGTGACGCTGCTGGATCGCAAGAACCACCACACGTTTCAGCCACTGCTCTACCAGGTGGCGCTGGCTGTGCTTTCGCCGGGCGATATCGCACAGCCTATCCGCAGCATTGTGCGCGACTTTCAGAACACGGAAGTCGTGATGGACGAGGTGCTTGGCATCGACACGGTGAAACGCCGCGTACACATCAAGAGCGGTGTGGAGATGATCTACGACTACCTGATCCTCGCCACCGGCTCCACGCACAGCTACTTTGGCAAGCCGGAGTGGGCGGCGCTGGCGCCCGGCCTGAAGACCGTGGAGGATGCGACGGAGATCCGCCGCCGCGTGCTGCTGGCCTTTGAGCTGGCCGAGCGGCAGATGCTGGAGACCGGTACGCACCCGCCACTGCAGTTTGTCGTGATTGGCGGCGGCCCCACGGGGGTTGAGCTTGCCGGGGCCATCTCAGACATTGCGCGGCTTTACATGACGAAGGACTTTCGCCACATCGACACCAAGACCGCGCAGGTGCTCATTCTGGAGGGCTCGCCACATGTGCTCGCGGCATACCCTGAGGACCTGCAGCAGAGCGCGGTGAAGCAGTTGAACGCGCTGGGCGTGATGGTCCGCACGGGTGCGCATGTAACGGACATCCAGCCCGGCTATGTGATGGTGGGCGATGAGCGCGTGGAGAGCTGCTGTACGCTGTGGGCGGCGGGCGTGCAGGCTTCGCCGCTGGGCAAGCTGCTGGCGCAGACGCCGGGGGTTGAGCTCGACCGGCGCGGCTGCGTGATGGTGAACCAGTATCTCAACCCCAAGAACCTGCCTGAGGTCTTTGTCTGTGGCGACCTTGCGCACGCGGAGCAGGACGGCAAGCAGGTCCCCGGTGTTGCGCAACCGGCCATGCAGATGGGCGATTATGCGGCGCGGCGCATCGGACTGCTCATCGCGAACTCCGACAAGGCCGCTAAGATGAAGCCGTTCCGTTACTTCGACAAGGGCGACATGGCGACCATCGGGCGCAAGGCCGCGGTGGCGCGCGTGTCGTGGCCGTTCAAGGCGAACCTGTCAGGGTTTATTGCATGGATGATGTGGATGTTCGTGCATATCTATTTTCTGGTCGGCTTCCGCAACCGGCTCTCCGTGTTCCGCAGCTGGGCATTTACATACATTCAGCTACAGGACGGCGTGCGCCTGATCATCGGTTCACAGACACTGCCTGGCTGGGACGAGCTTGCACCCACGCCAGCAGCACCGGGCGATCAAAAGATATAG
- a CDS encoding branched-chain amino acid transaminase, which produces MPIQATKNIWHNGDLIPWEKANIHVMSHVVHYGSSVFEGIRCYTQGEGAGIFRLTEHMQRLIDSAKIYRMELPYTLEQLKASVVDVVEANGVTPCYIRPIAFRGYGEIGVNPIKVPVEVYVANFPWGKYVAGNDGADVCISSWNRLAPNTMPSLAKAGANYMNSQLIRMEADINGYSEGIALDRNGYLSEGSGENLFLVRGGTIYTTPLANSVLSGITRDSIMTLAKEHGYTVVEQSLPRELLYICDEAFFTGTAAEVTHLRSVDRILIGDGSMGPITSALHKAFFDIVNGHAPDRHNWLTPVKVQEPVGV; this is translated from the coding sequence ATGCCGATCCAGGCGACGAAAAACATCTGGCACAACGGAGATCTGATTCCGTGGGAGAAGGCCAATATCCATGTGATGAGCCATGTGGTCCACTATGGCTCGTCGGTATTTGAAGGCATTCGCTGTTACACGCAGGGCGAAGGCGCGGGCATCTTCCGGCTTACTGAGCACATGCAGCGGCTCATCGACTCCGCGAAGATCTACCGCATGGAGCTTCCCTACACGCTCGAGCAGCTTAAGGCGTCGGTGGTGGACGTGGTGGAAGCCAACGGCGTGACACCCTGCTACATTCGTCCGATCGCGTTCCGCGGCTACGGCGAGATCGGCGTGAACCCGATCAAGGTGCCGGTCGAGGTGTACGTTGCGAACTTCCCGTGGGGCAAGTACGTTGCCGGCAACGATGGTGCGGATGTCTGCATCTCCAGCTGGAACCGGCTCGCGCCGAACACGATGCCCTCGCTCGCGAAGGCTGGTGCGAACTACATGAACTCGCAGCTGATCCGCATGGAGGCCGACATCAACGGCTACTCCGAGGGCATTGCGTTGGACCGCAACGGCTATCTCTCGGAGGGCTCAGGCGAGAACCTGTTCCTCGTCCGCGGCGGCACCATCTACACCACGCCGCTGGCAAACAGTGTGCTCAGCGGCATCACGCGCGACTCCATCATGACGCTGGCGAAAGAGCACGGCTACACGGTCGTGGAGCAGTCGCTGCCGCGCGAGCTACTCTATATCTGCGACGAGGCCTTCTTCACCGGCACCGCCGCAGAGGTCACGCACCTGCGCTCGGTCGACCGCATCCTGATCGGCGACGGCTCTATGGGGCCCATCACCAGCGCGCTGCATAAGGCGTTCTTCGACATCGTCAACGGCCATGCGCCCGACCGCCACAACTGGCTGACGCCGGTGAAGGTGCAGGAGCCGGTAGGCGTCTAG